A region from the Ammospiza nelsoni isolate bAmmNel1 chromosome 1, bAmmNel1.pri, whole genome shotgun sequence genome encodes:
- the RPP40 gene encoding ribonuclease P protein subunit p40: protein MLPAQLGRAPRHLLVCERGHARHPRSRHAAHVRDHAYSCRVSFLIPECGLLPEVLKSAIADFGEYYLVRNLPIHELVAHEFIDAFVKKGSCYALTYKTKIDQDNTAALLPNGKLILSVDKDTYEELGLQGRPSRYSGKKVMRYIITVDLTDAGFHPESKKHNRVLWALKEKKPLEFDFLLAWYNTGAEGSTLMSYFSKSQIQALKPKITFSTLRDLQCPVLQSNDLRGKPEEFCSTEELFEWLGAVLNQVSLDNKSSSFLSTYCCPEPNTVVEKAFLCTITGFIIPEKIIQLLEQLCCYFGEPKLAHWLTLTVHGFADSPVSWRESEHGFHKGGENLYNFVIFRNLDYWLHMAVGTHDDCPP, encoded by the exons ATGCTGCCGGCGCAGCTCGGGCGCGCGCCGCGGCACCTGCTGGTGTGCGAGCGCGGCCACGCGCGCCACCCGCGCTCGCGGCACGCGGCGCACGTGCGGGACCACGCCTACAGCTGCCGC GTGTCTTTTTTGATCCCGGAATGTGGGCTGCTACCTGAAGTGCTGAAAAGCGCAATTGCAGATTTTGGAGAGTACTACCTGGTGAGGAATTTACCCATTCATGAATTGGTCGCTCATGAATTCATTGATGCTTTCGTGAAGAAAG GTTCATGCTACGCACTTACCTATAAGACAAAAATTGATCAAGATAATACTGCAGCTCTGCTACCAAATG GTAAACTAATTCTGTCAGTGGATAAGGACACTTATGAGGAACTTGGACTGCAAGGTCGCCCTTCTCGGTATTCAGGCAAAAAAGTCATGCGATACA TTATCACTGTTGACTTGACTGATGCTGGCTTTCACCCTGAGAGCAAGAAACATAACAGAGTGCTTTGGGccttgaaagaaaagaaacctttaGAATTTGACTTCCTACTGGCTTGGTATAATACAG GTGCAGAGGGATCAACATTGATGTCATACTTTTCAAAAAGCCAGATACAGGCCCTGAAGCCAAAAATAACATTCAGCACCTTAAGGGACTTGCAGTGTCCAGTGTTACAAAGTAATGATTTACGAGGAAAGCCAGAGGAGTTCTGCAGTACAGAGGAGCTCTTTGAATGGCTGGGGGCTGTCTTGAATCAAGTTAGCTT agaCAACAAATCCTCCAGCTTCTTATCAACCTATTGCTGTCCTGAGCCCAACACAGTGgtggaaaaagcttttttgtgCACAATCACAGGCTTTATAATTCCTGAGAAGATTATTCAGTTATTGGAGCAGCTGTG TTGCTATTTTGGTGAGCCAAAACTGGCACACTGGCTGACCTTAACTGTGCATGGCTTTGCAGACAGCCCTGTTTCCTGGAGAGAAAGTGAGCATGGTTTCCACAAAGGAGGAGAGAACTTGTACAACTTTGTCATTTTTAGAAATCTGGACTACTGGCTTCACATGGCTGTAGGAACTCATGATGATTGTCCTCCATAA